In Lysinibacillus sp. 2017, the DNA window CAAAAATTGCCGTAATTTCGTAGTGTTCATTTTGTAATGCTTGGTTAATAATGCGTTCACCAACAACGCCCGTGCCAATAATACCAATCGATGTTTTCGTCATAGTCATAAAAGCTCCTCAAAGTTAAGATTATTCTGATAGTTAGTGTAGCATATTTTGGAAAGCTAAAAAATGAGAACCTTGTAGTAGGCATATGTCGTTATAGTATGTAAAATTTATAATTGAGGCGTATTTTTTAGTTAAAAGGGAATAATTTAACAAGGAGTGATTCGAGATGAAGGTCATTATTATAGGTGGCGATGCAGCGGGGATGAGTGCGGCGATGGAAATCGTACGCAATAACAAAGCTGCCCAAATTCTTGTTTTAGAAAAAGGAGATATTTACTCATATGGGCAATGTGGTTTGCCGTATGTTATTAACGGCAAGGTGCCAAATGCGAACGAATTAATCGCACGTGATGTGGAGGAATTCCGTTCGAAATATGGTATTGATGCGCGCATTTTTCATAAAGTAATGCATATTGATACAAAGATACAAAAGGTAAGTGGCATAGATGTTATTAGCAAGGAGCCCTTTGAATTTTTATATGATAAATTACTAATTGCTACGGGTGCTTCTCCAACGATGCCACTTGTGGAAAATAGACAATTAAAAGGGATTCATCATGTGAAGTCCATTCCTGAAATGGATGCACTTGTGCAGGAATTACCGAACGCAAAGCATGCAACGGTCATTGGTGCAGGTTATATTGGGCTTGAGGTTGCCGAAACGCTTCGAGATCGAGGAATCAATGTACGTATTATTCAGCGTGCAAAACAACTCCTGGCACCACTTGATCCTGAGCTAGCACAGCTTGTTTATGATGAGGCAGTGAAACACGGCGTGGAAGTATTATTAGATGAAGAAATTTTAGGTTTTGAAGGCACGGATTTTGTAGAAGGCGTGCGAACAAAGCGCGGTATGTATGACACAGATCTTGTAATTGTCGCAACAGGTGTACGTCCGAATACGCAATTTGCGGAAGGCTTTGCAAAACTTGAAAACGGCGCTTTAATCGTCAATGAAAAAATGCAAACTTCTATTGAACATGTGTATGCAGCGGGAGATTGTGCATCGCATTATCACCGTGTGAAAAAAGAAATTGACTACTTGCCACTTGGTTCAACAGCCAATAAGCAAGGGCGCATTGCAGGTCTCAATATTGCCGGCTTTGATCACAAATTCCAGGGTATTGTCGGCACGTCCATTTTGAAATTCTTTGACTTACAAATTGGGCTGACGGGGTTAAACAATGCTGCAGCGGATAAGCTAAACACAGTCGTTGAGGCGCATGTGATGGAAGTAAATGATATTGCAAGCTATTATCCAAATGTAAGTCCGATGAAAATTCGTATACTTGTGGAGCAAAGTAGTCGTAAGCTGTTAGGCATGCAAGCGGTTGGAACGAATGGTGTAGATAAACGAATAGATGTTTTTGCGACGGCACTTTATAACCATATGACATTTGAAAGCTTACTCGACTTAGATTTAGCGTATGCACCGCCATTTAGTGGTGTATGGGATGCAATTATGCAAGCACCAAAACGTTACGGCCAAAAGTAAATAATAGAAAAACGACAAAAGTGCCATCTGATTAATTAAGAATCAGATGGCACTTTTGCTTGTGTTTATGAAAGAGGTGTTTAGTCAAATGGTTCAAAAATAGAAGAGTATTTTTCGTTCACGCATTCTAGTAGCTTAGACTTTCTACTAGGTGGAATAATGAGTAAAAGTAAATATTCATTTGAACTTGCTATTACTATAGCGCAAAAATTTGATGAAATTGCCGTTTTAATGAAAGTGTAATGCATATGTAAACTAATGAAAACCGCTCTAAATGTTGTTAAGTCAATGTTTGGAGCGGTTTTTTTCGAAATTACGCTGTCATGAGATGAAGTTTTGATAACAAAAATATGACATGTATAACAAAAGGGCTTAAAACTTAAGGTTTATGTAAGGTACACAGAAGTTTGCTGTAAGGTTCACTCGGTATAGTAAGAGTAACAACAAAACGAGGTGTTTAAAATGAGTACAATATTACAAGTGAAAGACGTTTCAAAAGTGTACGGCAAAGGTGCTACAACATTTGAAGCATTAAAAAATATATCATTTGAAATTGAAAAAGGGGAATTCGTTGGCGTCATGGGGCCTTCGGGTGCTGGGAAATCGACGTTACTGAACGTATTAGCAACAATCGATACCGCTACGTCAGGTGATATCATCATCGATCAGGCGAATATCGCGAAGATGAAAGAAGAGCAGCTTGCTGATTTCCGTCGTGATCACTTAGGTTTCATCTTCCAAGACTATAACCTACTAGATTCACTAACTGTTCGCGAAAATATCGTGCTTCCACTTGCCATTGCAAAAGTGAAGCCAGCTGATATTAAAACACGTGTTGAAAAAATTGCATCCCAATTTGGCATTCACGAGTTACTGAATAAATATCCATATCAAATTTCAGGGGGGCAAAAACAACGTACCGCCGCATCAAGAGCGCTCGTTACAGAGCCAAAAATGATTTTCGCTGATGAGCCGACTGGAGCCCTCGACTCAAAGTCAGCTACAGATTTACTGGAAAGCTTAAGTGTCTTAAATGAAAAACAACAATCTACTATTATGATGGTCACACATGACGCGTATGCCGCAAGCTTTTGCCAACGTATTTTGTTAATCAAAGATGGTATTACGTATAAGGAATTATTCCGAGGTATGAAAACTAGAAAGCAGTTTTTTCAATTTATTTTAGAGGAGCTAGCAGTAATGGACGGTGATATGCATGACGTTATTTGATTTAGCCGTAAAAAATATTCGTCGTAACATGAAAAGCTATTCGCTTTATATCGGATCAATGGTGTTTAGTATCCTCATTTACTTTACGTTCGTCACACTGAAATTTAGTGATGAGATGTTTACTGAAGCGAGCAGCTCGACATTAGTTAGTACGTTAATGAATATTTCGTCGGTCATGCTCATTATTTTTGTCGCCATCTTCATCGCTTATTCAAATTCATTTTTCATGAAAAAACGTAAAAAAGAAATGGGCCTCTATTCATTACTCGGTGTACGTAAAAAACAAATCGGTTTTCTACTCTTTTTTGAAAATATGATGATTGGCTTGTTTTCATTAGTAGTCGGAATTATTTTAGGATTCTTTGCTTCAAAAGGATTGCTTGCAATTTTAATCAAACTAATGGGACTTGAACTAGTTTCGAGCTTTACATTATCTGGCGCAGCGGTTCGCCAAACATTACTTGTGTTTATCGTGATTTTCTTATTCACATCGCTGCAAGGCTATTATGTGATTTATAAATTTAAGTTAATTGATTTATTTCATGCCGAGAAAAAAGGCGAGGATTTACCAAAGGCCAAATTCATTACAGCGCTACTCGGCGTATTATTCATCGGAGCCGGCTATTATTTAGCTGCACAAGATATTATTACGTCAAAAGCCTGGATGGCGCTTGGGATTTTAACAACGCCACTGATTATTGTGCTGCTTGTTGTGGTAGGTACTTATTTATTATTCCATAGCGTAACGGTATTCGTTTTATCGAAATTAAAAAATAACGAACGCTGGGCATGGCGCGGCCTCAATTTAATGACCGTTTCACAAATGCTATACCGTATCCGTGGAAATGCGAAAACTTTAACATTAATTGCCATTTTGAGTGCAACGACAATTACTGCAGGTGGAGCTGTGTTTGGTCTTTATTACAATATTGGAAAAGATACACAAAAATATGCACCAAATACGTTGATGTGGCAAGGAAATGCTATAGATATACAGTCTGATGCAATAATATACAACGAGTCTTTGATGGTTAAAAATGAAGATCTAACTATATTCAAAAACGAGTATAATTATTCATTTGTAACATTATCTCAATATAATAATATAGCTTCATTGCAGGGGAAAGAAGTCCTATCGTTATCGGGAAATAATGTGTACGTCATCGATGCGTATTATGATGAGCGTTTTTCTCGGGCGTACACGGGTGAAGAAATGTTAGTCGGTGAAGAGAAGTACATGGTGAAAGACTTTACATCGGATGCCATTTTTAATACACCAGCCATGTTCGTAACCGTTGTTGTAGCGGATGAAGTTTTTGAAAAGCTAGAAGGCGAGCAACAAGTGTATCAGCTTGTTGAAATGGAAGATGAAAAAAATCAACTTGCTGTTTCAAAACAAATCGAATCGCAACTTGACGAAAATTCAAGCTTCTCTAGTTATCCAGAAACGTATCATGCAAGTGTGCAATCATTTGGTGCGCTATTGTTCGCTGGTAGCTTCTTGGGATTAGTATTTTTAATGGCAATGGGTAGTATCATTTACTTCAAAATGATCACCGAAGCTGAAGAAGATCGCAGCAAGTATGAAATTTTATATAAAGTGGGCGTAAACAACAAAGAGATGAAGAAAACAATCCGTGCCCAAGTCGGCTTAATCTTCGGGATTCCGTTAATTGTCGGGATTGTACACAGTATGTTCGCATTAAAGGCATTCTCAATGCTGCTAAGTTTAGATATTGTCGTGCCTGTTGTGATTTGGATTGTTGTGTATTCACTCATTTACGCGATTTACTATGTACTAACTGTCTCTTATTTCAATAAAACGATTCGTCAAAAAATATAATGCAGGGGAAAAAGAATGAAGAAAATATTTATCATGTGTGGAATTTTAATCGTGTTAGTGATTGGCGCATTAGCAGTACTTGCAACAATGGACTTTAATCGCTTAGGAAAAGACAACTTATATGTTCAAATTACAGCAGATGGTGACGAAGAACGTTACGTGACAAGTAACGGCGTAGTTAACTACACTTACTGGTACACACAAACAGCGTATGATGAAGAGGGGGAAGATGTCGACGTGAAATTCTCTGCGCAAAAAAACTTGCGCCATGATGCGTATTTAAAACTCTATGTAAAGGAAGGGAACGAAGTAAGTTCTTATGATGAAGTTCAGTTTGATGAGCTGCCAACTAAGGTGAAAGATAAGTTTCGAGAGTAGGTAATATAACTACTAGAATAGATGGAGAAATTGAAAGTCATAGAGAACGTTCGAATGAATTTGCGTATTGGGATTTGTTACGGAGGACTGTATCATAAGTAAGTGCGGTTTATAATAAAGAGAGTTTAGACAGTCTAACATACTAAGTTAGGCTGTTTTTTTATAACAAAAAGGAAATCGAACTCATCCAATCTCCTGAAGCGTATGCTATTAGTTGTATAGATATGGTAAATTAAGATAAAGATTAGATAAATCGGAATATAAATTTCAGAAAGGTGTAAGGTGATGAATATAGAGCAGCAACTTCATCAAGCTTTGTTAGAAATCAGAAGGTTACAACAAGAAAATTTATATTTAAAGCAACTACTTAAGCGGCAACAGTTTAAAGCAAACGAAACATTAGTATCGGTTAAGCCAATTAATATAAATGAACAAACAAAAGAAACAATTCTTCGAAAAAGAGTGCAGATTTTCAAAAGTTTATTTCGAGGGAGAGATGATGTCTATGCTGTTCGGTGGCAATCAAAGAATCTCAAATCTGGCTATACACCTGCCTGTGCATTGGAGTGGCAGCCACCGTTGTGTCAAAAACCAACTATAAAATGTTCGCAATGTCAGGTGAGACAGCTCATGCCTCTTACGGATGAAGTGATTTATCGACATCTTGCAGGTGAGGTCACTATCGGTCTATACCCTTTGTTAAAGGATGAGACATGCTGGTTTTTAGCGGTAGATTTTGATAAGAGAGATTGGCAAAAAGATATACAAGCATTCGTAGAAACGTGCCAAAGAATGAATATCCCTGTTAGTATCGAGCGTTCGAGGTCTGGCAATGGGGGGCATGTGTGGATCTTTTTTAGTGAACCTGTTTCAGCAAAGGTAGCTCGTCAATTAGGAAATTTTTTGTTATCAGAAACGCTATCTAATCGATATGAACTTGGAATGGATTCTTATGATCGGCTCTTTCCGAATCAGGATACTTTACCAAAGGGAGGCTTCGGAAATTTAATCGCACTTCCTTTACAACGAGGACCTCGTATGCAAGGAAATAGTGTATTTATAGATGAAGATTTTAATCCGTATGAAGATCAATGGGGTTACCTACAGGAAGTTCGTAAATTAGATTTAAGTAGTGTGAAAAAAATAGTAAGAGTACCTTCTCAGCAGAAGCAGATTATACAAATAGAAAACAAGGAAAATAATCCTGTAGAAAAGCTCCCATTAACTCTGAAGATAATAGAAAAAAATGGACTCCATTTAAATAAACATGAAATTCCTTCACACATAATGCATGAGCTTTTAAAATTATCTTCATTAAAGAATCCAGAATTTTTCAAAGCACAGGCTAAACGTTTAAGTACACATGGAATTCCTAAAAATATAAATTGTCACGAAGAAACAGCGGACTTTATTATTATCCCTCGCGGATGTAAGGAAGCGTTAATAAAGGTAATAGAAAATAAAGGAATTGAGCCTTTATTTGATGACCAAACACAAATAGGTAAAGCAATAACAGCTAATTTTAAAGGGGTTTTAACATCAGAGCAACAAATAGCGGTAGAAAAGCTTTTAGATTATCCAATCGGGATTTTATCGGCTGCTACCGGTTTTGGTAAAACAGTGATTGCTGCAGCCCTGATAGCGCAAAGAAAAGTAAATACGTTAATTGTTGTTCATCGAAAGCAATTAATGGAGCAGTGGAAAGAACGTCTTAATACTTTTATAGATAAAGGAACATTGATCGGACAGATTGGCGGAGGGAAAAATAAACAGACATTTACTATTGATATAGTTACCATTCAAAGTTTAAATTATCGCGGGGAAATAAAAGATGACCTGACAAAGTATGGTCAGATTATTGTAGATGAATGTCATCATATTTCGGCAGTAAGCTTTGAGAAAGTAATGAAAAAAGTAGAAGCTAAATATGTTTGTGGTTTAACCGCTACACCAATGAGAAAAGACGGCTTACATCCAATTATGATGATGCAATTAGGTCCAATTCGTTATAAGGTCACAGCTAAGTCCAATGCAAAGCAACATTTATTTGAACAAATTTTACATCCTCGTTATACGAATTTTAAGTGTTCCATGCCAAATGATACGAAGCAAATCCAAGAAATTTATAAAGAAATAGTGCATGATTCTGCAAGAAATTATTTGATTTTTGATGATGTTTTAAAAGCTTTAAACGAGGGAGCTGCTCCGTTGATTTTGACTGAAAGATTAGAACATGTGAAAATTTTAGAAACGATGTTTAAAAATTTTGTAAAAAATATTATCGTGCTAACTGGCGGTATGAAATCTAAGGAACAGCTAGAGAAATTAGATGCACTGCAAAACCCAAATATGAATGAGGAACAACTTATTATTGCAACAGGTAAATATATAGGCGAAGGCTTTGATAATGCTAGATTAGATACATTATTTTTAGTAATGCCCTTATCATGGAAAGGAACGCTGCAACAGTATGTCGGAAGGTTACATCGAGCACATGATAATAAATCGGTAGTGAAAGTATATGATTACATTGATCAAAACGTACCCATGCTTCAAAAGATGTTTGATAAGAGATTAAAGGCATATCAGTCGATGGGGTATAAAGTGGTTGGTGAAAAAAATAGTAACTTATCAAGTACAGAGCAAATAAAATTATTTTAACTCTAAATTACAAACGTTCTATAGACAAGATAAAATTAACATATAATATGATAAGTGATAAACCTTCATCTATAAAGGAGATGAAACGGTGCTTGAACAAATTGATATAAAAAAGCAGCAGTTAGATGCAAAACGTCCACTTCCAAAATATACAGTCCAAAGTCTACGAGAAAAGTTATTTTTAGAATGGACGTACAACTCAAATGCAATTGAAGGCAATACCTTAACGATCAATGAAACAAAAGTTGTACTTGAAGGCATAACAGTAGGCGGGAAAACGATGCGAGAGCATTTAGAGGTCATCAATCACCGAGATGCTATTTCATATGTTGAAGATATTGTTCATAAAGAAGAGTCTTTTTCCGATTGGCAAATTAAAAATTTACATCGTCTCATATTAAAAGGGATTGATGATAACTATGCAGGTGTGTATCGAGACCAGCAAGTGTTTATTTCAGGTGCTGTTCATACACCGCCACCACCATTTAAGATTCAGGAACATATGGATTCGTTAATGAGTTGGTATGACGGGGAAGCACAGTGCTTACATCCGATTGTTCGTAGTGTGATGCTACATGCTATTTTTGTTAGCATTCATCCTTTTATTGATGGAAACGGTCGTACTTCAAGATTATTATTGAACTTAGAGTTAATGAAATCTGGGTACCCATCAATTATTATTCGTGTAGAAAATCGCTTAGCCTATTACAACGCATTAGATAAAGCACATACAACGAAAGACTATGACGATTTTGTAGAGCTTGTAGCGAAAGAAGTAGAGGCTTCTCTAGATTTATATTTAAGTGCAATATAAAAAACGCATTTATCCATGGCTAAATGCGCAAATACATACAAACGGCCATATCATTGGCGTAGCGGATGGCAGTATGTAATTAGTCGCGTCCCTGAAATCGATGGTTTCTTTGGGGCTTCTAGTATCGAGCGTTTTGCTGCGGAACGAGGAATTGAAGCACAGTCTGCGGCATTTAAAGCCATCCAGAAATAATGAGGAAATTAGAATAAAAATACATGTTCACCCTAGCCATTATTATGTCGCTAGGGTGAATTTTTTATATTTTTAAGCTTATGGAAATTTAAATTGGGAGAAATAAGTTCAGTTAAAAACTTCTTTAGAACTAGAAAAGGCAATTCGTTTAATCCAACGTAACAGTAAAGCTAAAGCCTTCCTTCAGCTCCATATTCCTTGAAGTGAAAGGAGCAAAGGTTGATAAGGTGAACGATTTTACTTCATCGAGTTTTTTAACTTCATTTGGCGCTAAGAGATAGAAAAGATAACCTTCATCTGTTGCTACTTCTCCTAAGTTCACAGCCACCTCGTCAGCAAAATTATTATCCGTAGCAATGGGAGGAATATCTGGAGCAATTGTTAGCACAGTTTGGCTAGGATAAAAGAATAGTGCAGGGTCCAAAGTTGCGGGAAGTTCCATAGCTATATGTATTTTCACATAGCCAATTTTCCCTTCATTATTTTCAAGATCTGGATAGTAATCATATGCATCTGAAACTAAAAAAGCCCCATACTCGACAGAAGAGACGTTTAACCCGAAATCTTCATACGTTTCTTTTAAATCGAGTTTGTCCCTTGAATAAAATACCTCAAATTCCCCATAGTCATTTTCATAATTGTTCAAAACAGATGTGGAAGTGCCAGT includes these proteins:
- a CDS encoding FAD-dependent oxidoreductase, translated to MKVIIIGGDAAGMSAAMEIVRNNKAAQILVLEKGDIYSYGQCGLPYVINGKVPNANELIARDVEEFRSKYGIDARIFHKVMHIDTKIQKVSGIDVISKEPFEFLYDKLLIATGASPTMPLVENRQLKGIHHVKSIPEMDALVQELPNAKHATVIGAGYIGLEVAETLRDRGINVRIIQRAKQLLAPLDPELAQLVYDEAVKHGVEVLLDEEILGFEGTDFVEGVRTKRGMYDTDLVIVATGVRPNTQFAEGFAKLENGALIVNEKMQTSIEHVYAAGDCASHYHRVKKEIDYLPLGSTANKQGRIAGLNIAGFDHKFQGIVGTSILKFFDLQIGLTGLNNAAADKLNTVVEAHVMEVNDIASYYPNVSPMKIRILVEQSSRKLLGMQAVGTNGVDKRIDVFATALYNHMTFESLLDLDLAYAPPFSGVWDAIMQAPKRYGQK
- a CDS encoding ABC transporter ATP-binding protein — its product is MSTILQVKDVSKVYGKGATTFEALKNISFEIEKGEFVGVMGPSGAGKSTLLNVLATIDTATSGDIIIDQANIAKMKEEQLADFRRDHLGFIFQDYNLLDSLTVRENIVLPLAIAKVKPADIKTRVEKIASQFGIHELLNKYPYQISGGQKQRTAASRALVTEPKMIFADEPTGALDSKSATDLLESLSVLNEKQQSTIMMVTHDAYAASFCQRILLIKDGITYKELFRGMKTRKQFFQFILEELAVMDGDMHDVI
- a CDS encoding ABC transporter permease, with protein sequence MTLFDLAVKNIRRNMKSYSLYIGSMVFSILIYFTFVTLKFSDEMFTEASSSTLVSTLMNISSVMLIIFVAIFIAYSNSFFMKKRKKEMGLYSLLGVRKKQIGFLLFFENMMIGLFSLVVGIILGFFASKGLLAILIKLMGLELVSSFTLSGAAVRQTLLVFIVIFLFTSLQGYYVIYKFKLIDLFHAEKKGEDLPKAKFITALLGVLFIGAGYYLAAQDIITSKAWMALGILTTPLIIVLLVVVGTYLLFHSVTVFVLSKLKNNERWAWRGLNLMTVSQMLYRIRGNAKTLTLIAILSATTITAGGAVFGLYYNIGKDTQKYAPNTLMWQGNAIDIQSDAIIYNESLMVKNEDLTIFKNEYNYSFVTLSQYNNIASLQGKEVLSLSGNNVYVIDAYYDERFSRAYTGEEMLVGEEKYMVKDFTSDAIFNTPAMFVTVVVADEVFEKLEGEQQVYQLVEMEDEKNQLAVSKQIESQLDENSSFSSYPETYHASVQSFGALLFAGSFLGLVFLMAMGSIIYFKMITEAEEDRSKYEILYKVGVNNKEMKKTIRAQVGLIFGIPLIVGIVHSMFALKAFSMLLSLDIVVPVVIWIVVYSLIYAIYYVLTVSYFNKTIRQKI
- a CDS encoding YxeA family protein; its protein translation is MKKIFIMCGILIVLVIGALAVLATMDFNRLGKDNLYVQITADGDEERYVTSNGVVNYTYWYTQTAYDEEGEDVDVKFSAQKNLRHDAYLKLYVKEGNEVSSYDEVQFDELPTKVKDKFRE
- a CDS encoding DEAD/DEAH box helicase family protein — encoded protein: MNIEQQLHQALLEIRRLQQENLYLKQLLKRQQFKANETLVSVKPININEQTKETILRKRVQIFKSLFRGRDDVYAVRWQSKNLKSGYTPACALEWQPPLCQKPTIKCSQCQVRQLMPLTDEVIYRHLAGEVTIGLYPLLKDETCWFLAVDFDKRDWQKDIQAFVETCQRMNIPVSIERSRSGNGGHVWIFFSEPVSAKVARQLGNFLLSETLSNRYELGMDSYDRLFPNQDTLPKGGFGNLIALPLQRGPRMQGNSVFIDEDFNPYEDQWGYLQEVRKLDLSSVKKIVRVPSQQKQIIQIENKENNPVEKLPLTLKIIEKNGLHLNKHEIPSHIMHELLKLSSLKNPEFFKAQAKRLSTHGIPKNINCHEETADFIIIPRGCKEALIKVIENKGIEPLFDDQTQIGKAITANFKGVLTSEQQIAVEKLLDYPIGILSAATGFGKTVIAAALIAQRKVNTLIVVHRKQLMEQWKERLNTFIDKGTLIGQIGGGKNKQTFTIDIVTIQSLNYRGEIKDDLTKYGQIIVDECHHISAVSFEKVMKKVEAKYVCGLTATPMRKDGLHPIMMMQLGPIRYKVTAKSNAKQHLFEQILHPRYTNFKCSMPNDTKQIQEIYKEIVHDSARNYLIFDDVLKALNEGAAPLILTERLEHVKILETMFKNFVKNIIVLTGGMKSKEQLEKLDALQNPNMNEEQLIIATGKYIGEGFDNARLDTLFLVMPLSWKGTLQQYVGRLHRAHDNKSVVKVYDYIDQNVPMLQKMFDKRLKAYQSMGYKVVGEKNSNLSSTEQIKLF
- a CDS encoding Fic family protein — translated: MLEQIDIKKQQLDAKRPLPKYTVQSLREKLFLEWTYNSNAIEGNTLTINETKVVLEGITVGGKTMREHLEVINHRDAISYVEDIVHKEESFSDWQIKNLHRLILKGIDDNYAGVYRDQQVFISGAVHTPPPPFKIQEHMDSLMSWYDGEAQCLHPIVRSVMLHAIFVSIHPFIDGNGRTSRLLLNLELMKSGYPSIIIRVENRLAYYNALDKAHTTKDYDDFVELVAKEVEASLDLYLSAI